The genome window TAACGACGGGATTCCTTCAAGGTCGCCGACAATAAACAGCCGACGACGCGACTGGGGTGCTCCGAAATATTGCGCGTTCAGTACACACATATCGAGATTGTACCCGATGCGTTCCAGGGATTGTCGCCACTCAGCAAACCGATACCATTTTTGCATCTGCATTACGTTTTCAACAACGAGCCATCTGGGGCGCAACTCTTCAGCGAACCGTATGACATCAAATGCCGTAGCACGGCTTTCTTCGCACCTCGGCTTGTTTCCCTTAGCCACACTGTGGCTGGTACATTCTGGCGACGCGAGCATCAGGTCGATTCTTCCCACATCACGGGATACCTGTTTAGGCGACAAAGAGCCTGCTGTCGTTTCGTAGACAACCGCATCGGGAAAATTCTGCCTGTACGTTTGGGCGGCAATACTCCATTTGTCCAAGGCTGCGGCAGGGACCACCCCCGCCATGATTGCACCTTGGGAGCTACCGCCCCCTCCGCAAAAAACATCAAACATGCGGATCGGCTGTTTTCTCATTGAATACGCCCACTTGGATTAAAGGAAATCAGTACTGTATTTTGGTCGGAGTATAGCACAATCCATGCCAGGTGCAAGGGATTACGCGGAATTATTGCAAGAAACTGCACTGAAACAGTTGAGCATGGTTTCAACGGGAACCCATTTCTAATTCCCACAATAACGGTGTGAAAAAAGGGCTTTGCCATTCGCTTACCTCTCAGTTCAGCCACCGCACATAGAACCTCGGCACATCCTCGTGTCGGTCGAGCCTTACCAGAAATTCCGGCTCCCCCTCGCTGCCCCATAAAGCGGTCTGTCTGGGGGCATCCGGCGTCATCCCTACACCTCGACGCTCGCTTGCTCCCTCGCTTTTCTCAGACGATTAAATGCACCATATGTGTGTCGGCCAAAGAGGTCGCGCCGAATTTCAGGAATTTTGTCTGGCCTCTTCAGTCCCTTCGCAACAAGGCGTTGGTTTTTTCGCGGACATCAGCAGCACTGACGTCTTCCAGTAACTCGATCTGCGTGATGTGGTCTTGCCTGTGGCTATTGATGTTCATCTTCACCGGATCACAGTGGCCCCATCCGGCGTCAGGTTTATCTTGCATCCAGTCTTCAAAGAGATCAGCAAAAAGTTCAGTGGCGAGATGAAACCATCCGTTCGCAATCAAGGCCTCGTGCTCCGCTGCAGGCCTGTCCAGACGATCCGCCGTTAAAAGCACGCCAAGATTGGACACGTGGTAAAACTGCGAAAACCATCGGACTGAAAAGATCGCTAGATGGTAGTTCCCGGACCAGCAAAAATCGACATGATGCCCCCATTCGTGGAGCAGCGTCTTCTCGCCGGGAGCAAGAATGAACGGCATGGGAGGCGGCTCTATGCCCTGGTCCTTCATCATAGAAACAACAGTCGGCCCGTAGTGGAGCGCTGGATGAATGTATCGGCCGCCCGCATGGGTAACCCTGGATTTGCCGCCAGGTTTCGTCTTTACGATCACGCACGACGGGTCCGCGAATACCCTCGATTCGATGAGCTTCAACGCCCGCTCAAACGGCTTCGTGACCGGACTGATCGGAAGAACACGAAACCCGTGAATGGTTTCTATTTGCAGGGATTGTGAGGCGGAAGTTTTCATGTCTACAAAGATTATCCTCGTGGGATGAATGCCGCAACGTTTTTTGGAAAAATTTTCAGATGCTAAAGATCAGCCGCGCAACTTCTTGATCCACCCATAGGCTGTGGTGCCAGGACACGCAAGTTTGCCAAAGTCCCGATGACCGAAAAACCCGTCCATCGCCAGCCCCAGCGTCTTTACCAGGTGCTTGGTCAGGGCGATGAACGCCTGCTCCTGGGCCTCCGTGGGTTCGCCTCCGGAGTGCCCCGGCCCCGCGAAATTGCCGACCAGCATGATGCCGATGGAGCGGCTGTTCTGGCCTTTGCAATGCCAGACCACGTCGGTGAGTTCGTTTGTCTGGTAAATGCTCCCATCGTCATCAACAACCAGGTGGTAACAGATGTGCGGACAGCCGCCGGCCGAGATGTGGTTACCGGGACTGACGTGGTAGTTGTTGATGCCGAAGACATCCCGGTTGCCGGACGGGTCCGCGTGGCCGAGGCTCTGGTGCAGGATCACGCGGTCGATCTTTTCCAGGTCGCGCTGCTGCGGCCAGCGC of Candidatus Alcyoniella australis contains these proteins:
- a CDS encoding peptidoglycan recognition family protein, translated to MGAANIIRLVESLPWNPSRPRWPQQRDLEKIDRVILHQSLGHADPSGNRDVFGINNYHVSPGNHISAGGCPHICYHLVVDDDGSIYQTNELTDVVWHCKGQNSRSIGIMLVGNFAGPGHSGGEPTEAQEQAFIALTKHLVKTLGLAMDGFFGHRDFGKLACPGTTAYGWIKKLRG
- a CDS encoding DNA cytosine methyltransferase, with product MRKQPIRMFDVFCGGGGSSQGAIMAGVVPAAALDKWSIAAQTYRQNFPDAVVYETTAGSLSPKQVSRDVGRIDLMLASPECTSHSVAKGNKPRCEESRATAFDVIRFAEELRPRWLVVENVMQMQKWYRFAEWRQSLERIGYNLDMCVLNAQYFGAPQSRRRLFIVGDLEGIPSL